The following proteins come from a genomic window of Trueperaceae bacterium:
- a CDS encoding peptide chain release factor 2 (programmed frameshift) → MVLEIIERLDALRGYLDLSSKQLRLEQLEPILNDPELWNSPERARIVTQEATRLRKVINEFSSLKNDIEDLQEYLEISSEDQKENEELGAEQDRIEGVLSTLFRETLFSGPNDERPAILTIKPGAGGTESSDWAGMLLRMYRRFAERNGFVFELLDLASNSDAPKGIDHAQFIVRGERAFGLLRVEGGVHRLVRVSPFDSQNRRHTSFASVDVVPEIADEIEIDIDPKDVRVDVFRSSGPGGQSVNTTDSAVRLVFRGGTQDEIVVTCQDGKSQIKNREKAMTVLRSRLWEREEQRRLDEQLKARGEQKAIEWGSQIRSYVLDKQYIKDHRSGEMSHDPDEVLDGDIEGLIWAGLEWQLGDRNS, encoded by the exons GTGGTGTTAGAAATTATTGAGCGGCTAGATGCTCTTCGGGGGTATCTT GATCTATCTAGTAAGCAGCTTCGCTTAGAACAGCTCGAACCAATATTGAACGATCCCGAGCTTTGGAATTCTCCAGAGCGCGCACGCATTGTCACGCAAGAAGCTACTAGGTTACGTAAGGTTATTAATGAATTTTCTTCCCTAAAAAATGATATTGAAGATCTTCAAGAATATTTGGAAATCTCTTCGGAAGATCAAAAGGAGAACGAAGAACTCGGTGCCGAGCAAGACAGGATTGAAGGTGTTTTATCAACCCTATTCCGAGAAACACTCTTTTCTGGGCCAAATGATGAGCGGCCGGCTATCTTGACCATTAAGCCGGGAGCTGGTGGGACCGAGTCATCCGATTGGGCTGGAATGTTGCTGCGTATGTATCGGAGATTTGCAGAACGAAATGGTTTTGTGTTTGAACTTCTTGATCTTGCGTCCAATAGTGATGCTCCTAAAGGAATTGATCACGCGCAGTTTATTGTTCGCGGGGAAAGAGCATTCGGCCTACTCCGAGTTGAGGGCGGTGTACATAGGCTAGTTCGAGTTAGTCCTTTTGATTCCCAGAACAGAAGGCATACGAGTTTTGCTTCGGTGGATGTGGTGCCAGAAATTGCTGATGAAATTGAGATCGATATTGACCCTAAAGACGTTCGTGTTGACGTCTTTAGATCAAGCGGGCCTGGTGGTCAGTCTGTAAACACAACAGATTCAGCTGTGCGTTTGGTTTTTCGGGGTGGGACCCAAGATGAAATTGTCGTGACCTGCCAGGACGGGAAATCACAAATCAAGAATCGAGAGAAAGCCATGACTGTTCTTCGGAGCCGATTGTGGGAGAGGGAAGAACAACGTCGCCTCGATGAGCAGTTGAAGGCTCGGGGTGAGCAAAAAGCGATAGAATGGGGATCCCAGATACGGAGTTACGTTCTAGATAAGCAGTACATAAAAGATCACCGGTCAGGTGAGATGAGCCATGATCCAGATGAAGTTCTTGATGGTGATATCGAAGGCTTGATTTGGGCTGGCCTCGAGTGGCAATTAGGTGATAGAAACTCATGA
- a CDS encoding TIGR00159 family protein has protein sequence MLQPFRPVFDLLDIAIIAILLYQGYKLLIGTRAWNVFRGLAAVTLLWLLATQFQLDATKWIFDRVAPVAFIALIVVFQPELRAALERVGRGRFGRPVGEKPVQEIMSAVRELATQQNGALIAIEQGTPLREYSLSGTILDAPVTSALLQTIFASKGPLHDGGVIIQGKQLLAAGAIFPLSDYQEAWTITHGTRHRAALGLSEITDALVIVISEEQGTVSLAQEGRLRPGVPPSEVLEALRKVYQE, from the coding sequence GTGCTTCAACCCTTCCGTCCAGTATTTGACTTACTCGATATTGCCATCATTGCGATACTGCTTTACCAGGGATACAAGCTACTCATTGGCACAAGGGCCTGGAACGTTTTCCGCGGGCTTGCAGCTGTCACTTTGTTGTGGTTGTTGGCTACGCAATTCCAATTAGACGCAACAAAATGGATTTTTGACCGTGTTGCTCCGGTTGCGTTTATAGCACTAATAGTAGTTTTTCAACCGGAACTAAGAGCGGCTTTGGAACGGGTAGGGCGAGGCCGTTTTGGTAGGCCCGTGGGCGAAAAGCCTGTCCAGGAAATAATGTCTGCTGTACGGGAACTTGCAACGCAACAGAACGGTGCCCTCATCGCCATAGAACAGGGAACTCCCCTCAGAGAATATAGTCTTAGCGGAACAATATTAGATGCTCCCGTCACCTCAGCCCTCCTGCAAACCATATTTGCTTCTAAAGGCCCTTTGCACGATGGTGGAGTAATAATACAAGGAAAACAACTTTTGGCAGCGGGAGCAATATTCCCGTTATCGGATTACCAGGAGGCCTGGACAATCACCCACGGAACTCGCCATCGAGCAGCGTTAGGTCTTTCTGAAATAACTGACGCATTGGTAATAGTCATAAGCGAAGAACAAGGTACGGTTAGTCTTGCCCAAGAAGGCCGACTTCGACCTGGGGTACCCCCATCAGAAGTCTTAGAGGCTCTACGCAAGGTTTATCAAGAATGA
- a CDS encoding peptidase M23: MNIRRFLLIAILASSGICAGSGYVVRVVQPGDTIGGIAEKYNISIDVLMQYNDLVRTVLQPGQILRLPYTRYQGGQADTAPTPPPSFRQHTLMSGETLTEVVEKFGISLDALVGANPDLSSLDLLPVGVELLIPPVGAEGLLVTIQPGETLIDILGQYRINPVALARINGITGPNDLQPGMMIYLPDVEPTRALERLAQVREEEQRYRWPVHGRITSYFGRRSLGMGTSGFHRGLDVAAPYGTGIHASRSGTVIFAGWSGSGYGLLTKIRHGGQEETWYAHHSQIHVDVGQYVNQGQIIGAIGSTGISTGPHLHFELHQRGRPVDPLTQLR; encoded by the coding sequence ATGAACATTAGACGGTTTTTACTCATTGCGATATTAGCCTCTTCGGGTATTTGTGCCGGTAGTGGTTATGTGGTTCGTGTAGTGCAGCCAGGGGACACAATCGGGGGAATTGCTGAAAAGTACAATATTAGCATTGATGTATTGATGCAGTATAACGATTTGGTAAGGACTGTGTTACAACCAGGCCAGATATTAAGGCTTCCTTACACGCGTTATCAAGGAGGTCAGGCAGATACAGCTCCGACTCCTCCCCCTAGCTTTCGACAACACACCTTAATGTCAGGTGAGACATTGACTGAGGTAGTAGAGAAATTTGGGATTAGTTTAGATGCTTTGGTGGGTGCCAATCCAGATCTTTCTTCTCTTGATTTGCTTCCCGTGGGAGTGGAGTTACTGATCCCACCGGTTGGCGCAGAGGGTTTATTGGTAACGATACAACCTGGCGAAACCCTGATTGATATTCTGGGGCAGTATCGGATAAATCCTGTTGCGCTAGCTCGAATTAATGGAATAACTGGTCCAAACGATTTGCAGCCGGGAATGATGATCTACCTTCCAGATGTGGAACCGACTCGTGCTCTGGAAAGACTCGCTCAGGTTAGAGAGGAAGAGCAGCGGTATCGCTGGCCAGTTCATGGGCGTATTACTTCCTACTTTGGTCGACGGAGTCTCGGTATGGGTACGTCAGGGTTCCATCGTGGGCTTGATGTTGCGGCACCTTATGGCACTGGTATTCACGCATCTAGGAGTGGGACGGTCATTTTTGCAGGCTGGTCCGGCAGCGGTTACGGCCTACTTACTAAAATTCGCCACGGTGGACAGGAAGAAACCTGGTATGCCCATCACAGCCAAATTCATGTAGACGTCGGTCAGTATGTTAATCAAGGGCAGATTATTGGAGCAATTGGGTCAACTGGTATTTCTACTGGGCCTCACTTACACTTTGAATTGCATCAACGAGGTCGTCCTGTGGATCCGCTTACTCAGCTTCGTTAG
- a CDS encoding peptide deformylase (cleaves off formyl group from N-terminal methionine residues of newly synthesized proteins; binds iron(2+)), producing the protein MIHPIRYYGDPILRRVAKPITSFDDNLAKLVDDMVETVYDANGIGLAAPQIGVSVRLFLALETTPLEEDERNYSETTAKEEKRELWGVQAEHILVNPEIIEHSGTQVGPDGCLSVPGLFYETMERWDTITVNYQKIDGTPTTMKASGRLAHIIQHETDHLNGILFFDRLSASQRAKFKDEYRSELAEMQRHSKLFIKSLTSTDGKSHWY; encoded by the coding sequence GTGATACATCCCATACGCTATTATGGCGATCCTATTCTTCGCCGAGTGGCGAAACCTATCACCTCGTTCGATGACAATCTGGCAAAACTTGTTGACGATATGGTTGAGACTGTATATGACGCAAACGGCATTGGCCTTGCGGCACCTCAAATCGGTGTATCAGTAAGACTGTTTTTGGCGCTCGAAACCACACCTTTAGAAGAAGATGAGCGTAACTATTCCGAAACTACGGCTAAAGAGGAAAAACGTGAATTGTGGGGTGTTCAGGCTGAACATATCCTTGTAAACCCCGAAATAATTGAACATTCAGGAACTCAGGTTGGGCCAGATGGGTGCCTGAGTGTCCCAGGCCTCTTCTACGAAACAATGGAACGATGGGACACTATCACTGTTAATTACCAGAAGATTGATGGGACGCCCACCACCATGAAAGCTTCTGGTCGCCTGGCTCATATCATCCAGCATGAGACCGACCACCTTAACGGGATCCTGTTCTTTGACAGATTATCTGCGAGCCAGCGGGCAAAATTCAAAGATGAATACAGATCTGAATTAGCGGAAATGCAACGTCATTCAAAGCTTTTCATCAAGTCTCTAACTTCCACTGACGGCAAATCACACTGGTATTAG